The Manduca sexta isolate Smith_Timp_Sample1 unplaced genomic scaffold, JHU_Msex_v1.0 HiC_scaffold_2080, whole genome shotgun sequence DNA window tttcacagcATTGCATATAAAGTTAGAAAATGTACGATTTAAacatgtacttacatttatttcaaaacattgtCACTTACATATCTatcaataacattattattagtttccTTAGGATCTATCGTGTCCTTACTGATGCTAATAATATCTGAATTCCTCTTGAAGACGTTCGAGACGGCCCAGTCGAGGGACTTCGACCGTCTCCTTTCGCTAACATGTTCGTGTAACACAtgtgttaagtatttttttctgtacaCCGTGTACAACCAATCGTCAGAGTTCGATCGTCTTTTGAAATCCGTAATTTGCTTGGTGTTAGTAACATTGGGCACGTGCAGGATGCTAGGCCTCGTAGACAACTGTCCAAGCTGTCTTCTGTAGTATCTGTTTCTTGGCATATTACCCCTGTCGGCCTCTTCTCGGCTGGCTAACCAGTAATAGTGGGTGATCGGGTCCCGCGGGCCCCAATGGCGGGATGGTTTGAATGATGAAGTAAGTTtctgcaaataaaaaatcttggacttattacattatgtcagccgttaaaacataaaagtttattatattttgtaattgtatagCAACGGATTTATAGACATCGATCCCTTTCCAATAACCATTACTAATCAGGCTTTATACCTTACTAAAAGAGTGATTATCTTTACTGCTTTATAACATTCTTCCTcacattaaataatgtaatatgcaAACACTAATATAACGcaaattattctatttaatattttaacgaaatgcctattattaattgtattattcatatattacctacgtattaatatgtttatcaaattgttctaaaaacaaaaactatcttGAAGGACAAAATCTtccaaaacaaataaagtaacTCGCACGTGGTCCTGGGCTACGGCCCAAATGCTCATAACTACATCTCTACGCAGCAGTTTAAAGGAAACACACAGGTTTACATATTCAAACCACGCGCGCATATGCTGTGTATTTAGAAGGTCAGggtcttattaaaattaaagcggTAGGAAATATAGCAGCGTTCGCAAAGGATATCGCTTGAATCAACATAGGAATGCTTAATTACTCTCGCCGAGCCGAGTGAACCAATCACGCATCATGTCTAGTCAGGTATGAATAATGACTTAGAACCGAGGTAACAAggtatgatataattataaataaaaccaatgcCCAATTCCCAGCTCGACCCAGCTCCCCGGTGGCGAAGCGTGTTCTTCATAACTCGCGCATCAATGATCATATCGTCAAAAAATTTCTAAcagcaattaattttaaaatcaaaatcataTTCGCAAAGcaatattaagataataataaatttaataaatattatcttaccCCAATAAAATCGTATTGTACTTGTCTACAAATGGATACTGTAGCGAAGACTAAGAAGATGACGACGGCAGTCGCAGCAGTTGCCGCGAGAGAGCTCGCCGTCCAAGGAGGCTCGGTCCACGCCGGGTCGCCGATAAATATCGTCGCACCCCACCAAACGAATATAGGAGCAATGATTCCCGGCGCGGCGCACCAGCCCCACACCCACGACTTGCACAACTCACTGCCAGTCAAGAACTCTACGTCTTCTACTAACACTTTCCACCCTAAAATAAaccacaatatttaaaatatacattaagtaTAGTCCCTATTACGAGACTTTTAAActgtttctgtttttatttattttttgcgacTCATagctgtataaaatataatattttacaaatatcagtatgtttatattacacctaagtaaaattttatcaaatatatatgtactatggtATGTAAGtaccaacaataataaaatacttgtaaagagtattaaaaactaaattcggAAGGTGATCATTACTAAAAGGTTAACATAATCAGAATCTGCCGGTATCTCCCAAGACATATCTTAGCACTTTTAGGTGTAACTGGGTGGCGACAGGAGCATCAACAGCAAGCACACTTCCACGAAATCCATTCCCAGGCAATTCGCGTTTGTATTATTGAACGCTCGAACACGTTTTAATTGTTGGGAATCCAACGCATTACATCAGCAGTGCGATTATTAGTAACAATGTTAGTTGCTATTTATCGTATTAGTTAATTATcagttatattgtataataaagagTACCTACCATAGATGAAATTGAATGCTAAAATCTCAACGATGGTTGCTACGCTAGCCAGGAATGGAACCGCGGTGTCTTCTATGAGCGTGAGCGCCGGTATTCTGCCAGCCAGTGCCGCCAGAGACACGCCAGCGCCCGCGATGGACGCCCCAAACGACACTACTCGCCACTTAACCCCACCGACACGACGCAATCGGTCGTATATCGGAAGCAGTAAGGTAAGCTTCAATTAAATACATGgccattaataacaataaatttataagacaaaaatacatatacatagcgtcataatataatgtcgacaaaatttaataaaaaatattgtaaataaactacgttagaattcataattaaatcTTACCATTGTTATAATTCCTGATAGTAACAACATAGCAAATATGAGCATCGGCCACACAATATCCAAGCCATTCCGATCGGCAGTGCGGTAAGTTTCGACGAGCACAGCCATCATGCCAGTGTCTCTCCCGACATCTCCTGCAGGACTCACACCAAACCAAAACAGTAAGCTGGTCCAGCTTGCCAGAATATTTGTTGTCACAAATACCAATGCTGacctaaaatgttttttaattatacacattGATGAAATAGAACAATACACGTATTtcgttaactttattttatttaatttaaattataagaaaGGTATGgaaatgtacatttatttaaaacacagtACTCATCTGATGACTTGGCAATGTGACTACATATGGCTATTAACACAAATACTggtcaaacatttttttataaaactaaatacacatttttttctttttgttatgtTCTTATCGTACCAGTACAATTAGAATCTATATTCGAAGAGATAGGTAGTTTTAATACACAACTTACCATTGAACGTTTGTGCTAGCGTACACGGAATCCCCGTGGATATGAGGAAGCCTCCCGCGATCTGCGTGGACAAGAGTGCCTGCACCACCGCGCCGTGCCAGATGTCCGGGTGCAAGAAGTTACTCAGTCGTTGCTGGCCAATATCGAGGAAATGTTGGCGCTGTCTCCAAGCACGGAGGCTAATACGATACATAGCAACAACAGTATGGGTCCGCACACGTAATATattcgttttattaattttactggcCTGTAAAATctgagaagaaaaaaataataattataaaatataattgaggGGTTATaggacaaattaaaaaaaactgctttCCTCATATTACTCCTTTTTCCTTATTCACGAGTGCGGACAGGTATTATCACATCCACATTCCGCACGCCATCTTACATCTTGTGTAACGGAGGTTTATCTTATTACCATTTACTGGGCCCAATACCAAACTCCAGGCAAATATAAGCAGAAACACCTTATACCCTTTGGTAATCGAACACAAAACCTCAGGACGATTTTCGTATCGTAATAAAACtgcattatgtaatttataggTCCTAGGTATATaggtaaaagcggcgatagactCGTTGGTAGTCGAACGGACTGTCGtgacgaaagtccgcaggttcaaaacccaagggtcCGTACCTGCCTCGGACTTTTCAAaaagtgatgtgtgtattctttgtgaataaccGCTTGccttaatggtgaaggaaaacaacgtgagatctgcataccagagaagttctATGTAAGAATTTTcggggtatgtgaagtctgccaatccgcgctaggcccGCGAGGTGGACAAAagcctaatccctatcagtcgtagaggaggtccgtgcccaacagtgggacagcatataacagggctgatattattatataagtacttacatgaAAGGAAACGCAATCCACAAAACCACGATTATCAACGCTACAGCTAAATAATACTCCGGGTTCTCGGTAATGGGCGACATAAAAGTAGCGCTgaaaaagcatttatttatgtactactTAGTaacttactttatattattttgtgtaattattcTGTTCctagaaatatttgtattgttagaGCATGAACAAAAAACAGGTCGCCGAATTCTTGTTAATTTGAAAGTAGACCCGTGATTCTTGTGTGAGACGTTCAATTTGTTATGCAAGCTGGACTTAAGTAGTAAATGTTTTGTATAGTCCAAAATCTAGCACCATCGTTGAACTCTCCGCGCAaaccatacattttatttagtattttataaattaaggtctaaaaaaatacgaaaaggTACTCACTCCAGACATTCAGACGCATTCAAATTTCTTCTAATGTCTTCCTGAAAGAACgcgttataataattaaacgcaatacatactaatatagtaaacacacacacacacacactcacacacacacaccactgTGGTAATCCGGGGCATAGCTAGTatacccactttccgccgtaggtatgtgttccgtcccaagatgtgataaggggcgcaGTACAGGGCACAGTTTTCAGAAACCCGgatgatactaagtagaaaaacccaatatcactttgcccgatccgaggattgaacccgagacctcagcactgcaggcGTGCCGTGATACAACTACACCAACGAGTAGtcacttaattattattttaaaactatatacaAAATCGGGAAAAGCTTCATTTAGATTTTTCCCGGAACTGGGGCCTTCCAGAGGAGGTTCACATCGAGCAGGCGGCTTATAGTGAAAGCTAATACGAAtgcttgttatattttgttacgcCTTCGACCAATTTCATATGAGAGTGGCATAAAAGCATTgtattattctatttaatattgtgGATGGCAGAAGattctaaaaacaatttatttagaaaatgtatattaatatgtatcgtCAGTTAGTTAGGTGTATCATACTTGCCTCCTCTGTTATCAATTCCATGCAATCCAAGAAAGGGATTGAATTACTTAACGTGTACAAAAAGTATGTAACAGTCAGGGCCACATAAATACTGGTGTACACGGATCCCAAAAATGACACCAGCATTCTCAAGTAACCAACACCTGAAAAAATAAAGAgttattatttaactataaatactTAAACTTTTATGGACGAAATAACTTGCAAACAAGTTTAATTCGTGTATCAATTTGAAATTCATTGCGAATGATCAGTTACCTCTAAAGAATGGTACAGCCCTCCATACTCCAACTGCATCTTGCTGGCTGAGCTGACCGATAGCAAGGTGTAGCAAAACTACCGGTAGGGCGACTGTTACCATGACAACAGACAATACCAGAGCGTAAGTGACACCTCCATACCGAAACGCATCTCGAGGAACGCGCCATGTGCTATTGAAACTGAATGCCACGGCTAAGGTGCAGAGATGAGCCCGTATAAGGGGCAAACTCAGCCATTCCTATTAGACAAAAATGATACATCATTATATCTTTGATTAATTGGcttgatataaacaaaaaattaatatctatgtatttaatattcaagtaGATAATAtaggataataatataatatagataacaaTGCAATTTTTAGATTAAAACAGCGGCTAACGGATCGATGTGTTCTCTAGTATTGTGGATGGTTAGTGAGGGTTGgaactacttaccatcaggagaccCATTAGTGTTGCTCTActattaaagaaataagtaatatttacgtAGCACCTTAATTACAAAaatgactaaaataaataataataaataaaagattatcCGGTAATATGTgaagataaatatttgtacCCATTGTTTAGCACCCTGCGCGCACGAAGTGGTGTAAGATTTGGCATAATAAAACTCAAATAGAGAGAGTGCAGGTGAACCGCAATAatgttaaaaacttaaaaacatattttttaactagattaaaaataaatatatgaattggTCGAATGTAAACCACTGGACGACCTATAGTTGAAATATATACCTATGAGTGACGCATCCTGATTGATGCTCAATAGATAGACGTGC harbors:
- the LOC119191902 gene encoding sodium- and chloride-dependent glycine transporter 1-like; amino-acid sequence: MMAVLVETYRTADRNGLDIVWPMLIFAMLLLSGIITMLTLLLPIYDRLRRVGGVKWRVVSFGASIAGAGVSLAALAGRIPALTLIEDTAVPFLASVATIVEILAFNFIYGWKVLVEDVEFLTGSELCKSWVWGWCAAPGIIAPIFVWWGATIFIGDPAWTEPPWTASSLAATAATAVVIFLVFATVSICRQVQYDFIGKLTSSFKPSRHWGPRDPITHYYWLASREEADRGNMPRNRYYRRQLGQLSTRPSILHVPNVTNTKQITDFKRRSNSDDWLYTVYRKKYLTHVLHEHVSERRRSKSLDWAVSNVFKRNSDIISISKDTIDPKETNNNVIDRYVSDNVLK
- the LOC119191900 gene encoding sodium- and chloride-dependent glycine transporter 1-like, which codes for MFDSYRLKEWLSLPLIRAHLCTLAVAFSFNSTWRVPRDAFRYGGVTYALVLSVVMVTVALPVVLLHLAIGQLSQQDAVGVWRAVPFFRGVGYLRMLVSFLGSVYTSIYVALTVTYFLYTLSNSIPFLDCMELITEEEDIRRNLNASECLDATFMSPITENPEYYLAVALIIVVLWIAFPFIFYRPVKLIKRIYYVCGPILLLLCIVLASVLGDSANISSILASND